In one window of Tachypleus tridentatus isolate NWPU-2018 chromosome 2, ASM421037v1, whole genome shotgun sequence DNA:
- the LOC143236682 gene encoding uncharacterized protein LOC143236682 yields MVFAGGSSSKKYETHVIEIDDLFNLSSPEEPVKGKIESDTSLSVKLRPYSQPIQMSPVHLSRLQVYPHNTVASSTCGSTSRVVPSYVLDINTHGKICLPSFGECISYEVLNNPKCFNKLSITNQRVATKTGSLPLWGRSQSRPLSSEDDHSELFTEVIFTKKRKNRMRNDSAAAIALNRSMVSFPHLKQKDTSSSEDNETVVVYNERTSL; encoded by the exons ATGGTGTTTGCAGGAGGCAGTTccagtaaaaaatatgaaacacacGTGATTGAAATTGACGACCTGTTTAATCTGTCTTCACCTGAAGAACCAGTGAAAGGAAAGATAGAG AGCGATACGTCTCTTTCTGTAAAATTACGTCCGTACAGCCAGCCTATACAAATGTCTCCAGTTCATCTTAGCCGGCTTCAGGTCTATCCTCACAATACTGTAGCATCTTCAACATGTGGAAGTACCAGTCGCGTTGTCCCTTCCTATGTACTTGACATCAACACCCATGGTAAAATATGTCTACCAAGTTTTGGAGAATGCATATCTTATGAGG TTCTGAACAACCCTAAGTGCTTTAATAAGTTATCTATAACGAATCAACGAGTAGCTACAAAAACTGGGAGCCTTCCTTTATGGGGACGTTCACAGTCAAGACCACTGTCCAGCGAGGATGACCACAGTGAACTGTTTACTGAA GTGATCTTTACCAAGAAGAGAAAAAATCGGATGAGAAACGACAGTGCTGCCGCCATAGCCCTTAACAGAAGCATGGTTTCTTTTCCACATCTGAAACAGAAAGACACGTCGTCTTCAGAGGATAACGAAACTGTTGTTGTCTACAACGAGCGAACGTCATTGTGA